The following are encoded in a window of Rhizobium leguminosarum genomic DNA:
- a CDS encoding ABC transporter ATP-binding protein: MKEPFLEIRGIRKEYGPVVAVHDVNLDVRRGEFLTFLGPSGSGKSTTLYILAGFETPTRGDITLEGKTLLDTPSHKRNIGMVFQRYTLFPHLTVGENIAFPLKVRRKSKADVDSKVKEMLRLVRLEGFEDRKPAQMSGGQQQRVALARALAYDPPVLLMDEPLSALDKKLREEIQHEIRRIHQQTEVTILYVTHDQEEALRLSDRIAVFSKGVIDQIGTGPELYANPRTRFVAEFIGDSDFISCDLLSSSDGQATISLGGGSVFNHIPVHGKGTSGTRAALMLRPERIRLSRNQAAGAGLAATVSDITFLGNNIHVSTETATGEALAVRLPFGHEAIAGLSRGDIVHLNFDPGAAHVFC, encoded by the coding sequence AAAGAACCATTCCTTGAGATCCGCGGAATACGAAAGGAATACGGCCCTGTCGTCGCCGTTCACGACGTCAATCTCGATGTTCGGCGCGGGGAGTTCCTGACCTTTCTCGGACCGTCCGGATCCGGGAAAAGCACGACGCTCTACATCCTGGCCGGCTTTGAAACGCCGACGAGAGGCGACATCACGCTGGAGGGCAAGACCCTACTCGACACGCCGTCGCACAAGCGCAACATCGGTATGGTGTTCCAGCGCTACACCCTGTTTCCGCACCTGACGGTGGGCGAAAACATCGCATTCCCGCTGAAGGTCAGGCGCAAGTCCAAGGCCGATGTCGACAGCAAGGTGAAGGAGATGCTGCGGCTCGTCAGGCTCGAAGGCTTCGAGGATCGCAAGCCTGCGCAAATGTCCGGCGGTCAGCAGCAGCGCGTCGCCCTTGCCAGAGCCCTTGCCTATGATCCGCCGGTGCTTCTGATGGACGAGCCGCTGTCGGCGCTCGACAAGAAGCTGCGCGAGGAAATCCAGCATGAGATACGCCGGATCCATCAGCAGACCGAGGTGACGATCCTCTATGTCACGCACGACCAGGAGGAAGCGCTGCGGCTCTCCGACCGCATCGCCGTCTTTTCCAAGGGTGTCATCGATCAGATCGGGACAGGCCCGGAACTCTACGCCAATCCGCGGACCCGCTTCGTTGCCGAATTCATCGGCGACAGCGACTTCATTTCATGCGACCTGCTGTCATCTTCCGATGGACAGGCCACCATTTCGCTTGGCGGCGGGAGCGTCTTCAATCATATTCCGGTGCATGGAAAAGGAACCTCCGGGACGAGGGCAGCCCTGATGCTGAGGCCGGAGCGCATTCGGTTGTCGCGAAACCAGGCAGCCGGAGCGGGTCTTGCCGCAACGGTCAGCGACATTACCTTCCTCGGCAACAATATTCACGTCTCGACCGAGACGGCGACAGGCGAGGCGCTGGCGGTTCGCCTGCCGTTCGGTCATGAGGCTATCGCCGGGCTCAGCCGTGGCGATATAGTCCATCTGAATTTCGATCCCGGTGCCGCTCACGTATTCTGTTGA